A DNA window from Naumovozyma dairenensis CBS 421 chromosome 8, complete genome contains the following coding sequences:
- the DOT1 gene encoding histone methyltransferase DOT1 (similar to Saccharomyces cerevisiae DOT1 (YDR440W); ancestral locus Anc_5.556) — MPSAYQGSSMSATSVSLQETNVVGSPIVATQEANDNNQEEEPSLMHNRDSKKEKNAHLNTHDKKARNNKTRPADRELRDLLDDVTKYHPQYDYSLPRTFLRSSTKDHKVRGKEHGVDQLGEKETEGKSPMNQKNSSLQRLKKQRALNKAKKLDTTGQNIVKETFLAENKVNSTHNKFSSSKRKKLVKEKDLVSVKTKKIKKRKPSPTPEAALDSNSSTPSLSKENSIMSLTRHSESMPTPNEGLLLPPDYNNNDDEHDKNNLFKEVATDRKEHIKEDFSSTTFVDWSKPTLKLQYPIFNIEELSQSNFYFDELPIQSTTLTKNVYAHDPENCKLVKLQNPLFANYQEEYHIDFNKDFEKYNPMSEIGKIIEYTTYIYLPEPFSDQIKIDIIPRLNDAFDNSEIKNFISAIEDYNSSIKRIPRYKIIEHLATIKEVPISFIHDFLHIVYTRAIHPNVNKLKGYKAFSNFVYGELLPSFLSELFGKCDLNSTKTFMDLGSGVGNCVIQASLEYGCEKSFGCEIMPQVCHLTELQQVELQRRSKLFGFTPSDIEFSLRKSFVNNTRVDQLIPKCDVLLINNFLFDSALNKEVEKIIQNCKPGCKIVTLKNLRSFGYTIDFFNIENILNRLKVERIDLKEDSVSWTHNGGEYFIATVLENIDESLFEPEVRSRATRRPTKYSR; from the coding sequence ATGCCTTCTGCATACCAGGGAAGTTCAATGTCAGCTACTTCTGTCAGTTTACAAGAGACAAATGTCGTTGGTTCACCTATAGTGGCGACGCAAGAAGCTAATGATAACAATCAGGAGGAAGAGCCATCTTTGATGCATAATAGGGACAGtaagaaggagaagaatGCACATCTAAATACACATGACAAGAAAGCTAGAAACAATAAAACTAGACCTGCTGATAGAGAACTTCGAgatttattagatgatgTTACCAAATATCATCCTCAATATGACTACTCCTTACCTCGAACTTTCTTGAGAAGTTCAACAAAAGATCATAAAGTACGAGGGAAGGAACATGGAGTAGATCAACTTGGAGAGAAGGAAACAGAAGGAAAGAGTCCAATGaaccaaaaaaattcatctttacAAAGATTGAAAAAGCAAAGGGCATTGAACAAAGCAAAGAAATTGGATACTACGGGACAAAATATCGTTAAAGAAACGTTCCTGGcagaaaataaagtaaATAGTACTCACAACAAATTCTCTTCTTCCAAGAGAAAGAAACTAgtgaaagagaaagatcTAGTTTCAGtaaaaactaaaaaaataaagaaaagaaaaccGTCACCTACACCAGAAGCAGCTCttgattcaaattcatcaacCCCATCTTTGTCAAAggaaaattcaattatgTCTTTAACGAGACATTCAGAATCAATGCCAACGCCGAACGAGGGATTACTTCTCCCTCCAgattacaacaacaatgaCGATGAACACGATAAAAATAACTTATTTAAAGAAGTAGCGACGGATAGAAAAGAGCATATAAAAGAGGATTTCTCATCAACGACGTTTGTAGATTGGAGTAAACCTACTTTAAAACTTCAATATCCGATATTTAACATAGAAGAGCTGTCCCAATCAAACTTTTATTTCGACGAGTTACCAATACAATCAACAACGTTAACAAAGAATGTATATGCTCATGATCCAGAAAACTGTAAGTTGgtaaaattacaaaatccATTATTTGCAAATTATCAAGAGGAATATCATATTGATTTTAAcaaagattttgaaaaatataatccaATGAGCGAAATTGgtaaaattattgaatatacaACTTATATATACTTACCAGAACCATTTTCTgatcaaatcaaaattgATATAATACCAAGGTTGAATGATGCATTTGATAATTCAGAAATTAAAAACTTTATCAGTGCAATAGAGGATTATAATTCCTCAATAAAACGTATCCCAAGGtacaaaataatagagCATCTAGCTACAATAAAAGAAGTACCAATATCTTTCATTCATGATTTTTTGCATATAGTTTATACAAGAGCCATCCATCCAAATGTTAATAAACTGAAAGGTTATAAAGCATTTAGTAATTTTGTTTATGGCGAATTATTACCAAGTTTTTTATCTGAATTATTTGGAAAATGTGACTTAAACTCAACAAAAACGTTTATGGATTTGGGTTCTGGTGTCGGAAATTGTGTCATTCAAGCATCACTAGAATACGGCTGTGAAAAAAGTTTTGGTTGTGAAATTATGCCTCAAGTTTGCCATCTGACTGAATTGCAACAAGTTGAGTTACAAAGAAGATCTAAATTGTTCGGGTTTACACCTTCAGATATTGAGTTTTCTTTGCGGAAAAGTTttgttaataatacaaGAGTTGATCAATTAATTCCAAAATGTGACGTATTAttaatcaataatttcttatttgatAGTGCACTGAATAAAGAAGTCGAAAAGATTATCCAAAATTGTAAACCTGGTTGTAAGATTGTAACTTTGAAGAACTTACGAAGTTTTGGTTATACAATCGATTTCTTCAACATAGAAAACATCTTAAATAGATTAAAGGTGGAAAGAATAGACTTGAAAGAGGATAGTGTCTCTTGGACTCATAATGGAGGGGAATATTTCATAGCCACAgtattggaaaatatagATGAATCTTTGTTTGAACCAGAGGTAAGGAGTAGAGCCACTAGAAGACCGACAAAATATAGCAGGTAA